In Sciurus carolinensis chromosome 13, mSciCar1.2, whole genome shotgun sequence, a genomic segment contains:
- the Tcf23 gene encoding transcription factor 23 translates to MPQREARGAPAMPGMGHGRAKAKARLLPGSNRKRSRLSRTRQDLWEEPSWSDQRWCRSSPTPQGTRARSPARGRSEASPENAARERSRVRTLRQAFLALQAALPAVPPDTKLSKLDVLVLATSYIAHLTRTLGHELPSPAWPPFLRGLRHLHPLKKWPMRSRLYAGGLGCSDLDFTTAVASCQRIRDAEMGSQVAGEADVLLSTRPLSPALGNK, encoded by the exons ATGCCACAGAGGGAGGCCAGAGGGGCACCAGCAATGCCAGGAATGGGCCATGGCCGGGCTAAGGCCAAAGCACGGTTGCTGCCAGGCAGTAACAGGAAGAGGAGCCGCCTTAGCAGGACAAGGCAGGACCTGTGGGAAGAGCCCAGCTGGAGTGACCAAAGATGGTGCAGATCTTCCCCTACCCCTCAAGGGACCAGAGCTAGGAGCCCGGCTCGTGGCAGG AGTGAGGCCAGTCCTGAGAACGCAGCGCGGGAGCGGAGCCGAGTGAGGACACTGCGCCAGGCCTTCCTGGCCCTGCAGGCCGCTCTGCCGGCTGTGCCGCCCGACACCAAGCTCTCCAAGTTGGATGTGTTGGTGCTGGCCACCAGCTACATTGCTCATCTCACCCGCACTCTCGGCCATGAgctgcccagccctgcctggccaccCTTCCTGCGTGGACTCCGCCACTTGCACCCTCTCAAG AAGTGGCCCATGCGGTCTCGTCTCTATGCTGGAGGTCTGGGATGCTCTGACCTCGACTTCACCACAGCCGTTGCCTCCTGCCAAAGAATAAGGGATGCAGAGATGGGGTCTCAAGTCGCTGGAGAGGCAGATGTTCTCCTTTCCACCAGGCCACTCTCGCCAGCTCTTGGCAACAAATGA